One Cryptosporangium aurantiacum DNA window includes the following coding sequences:
- a CDS encoding acyl-CoA thioesterase: MATIHEVLEIERIEDDIFRGSTPDTFLQRTFGGQVAAQALVAATRTVAEGYTVHSLHGYFIRPGKPDIPTVYLVDRIRDGRSFATRRVTGVQGGKAIFFMSASFHVQDEGPEHQDTMPGVPFPEDLPDPIGLQGQIAAWHAREWPDWDLRQVPADSVGRVPGVAAQQQVWIRYRHKLPADPVFHVCVLTYLSDMTLLGSARVPHPDTNTQGASLDHALWFLQPFRADDWLLYDQTSPAAGFGRAFTQGRIFDRQGRLVAAVTQEGLMRYEREPDARPVVDVGKA; this comes from the coding sequence GTGGCCACCATCCATGAGGTCCTGGAGATCGAACGGATCGAGGACGACATTTTCCGGGGCAGCACTCCGGACACGTTCCTCCAGCGGACGTTCGGTGGGCAGGTCGCCGCTCAGGCGCTGGTGGCCGCTACTCGGACGGTTGCCGAGGGGTACACCGTGCATTCGCTGCACGGGTATTTCATCCGTCCCGGTAAGCCCGACATTCCGACCGTCTACCTGGTCGACCGGATCCGTGACGGACGGTCGTTCGCCACCCGCCGCGTGACCGGGGTCCAGGGCGGCAAGGCGATCTTCTTCATGTCGGCGTCGTTCCACGTGCAGGACGAGGGCCCGGAGCACCAGGACACGATGCCGGGCGTCCCGTTCCCGGAGGACCTGCCGGACCCGATCGGCCTGCAGGGCCAGATCGCGGCGTGGCACGCCCGGGAGTGGCCGGACTGGGACCTCCGGCAGGTGCCCGCCGACTCCGTGGGACGCGTGCCCGGCGTGGCCGCGCAGCAGCAGGTCTGGATCCGGTACCGGCACAAGCTGCCGGCCGACCCGGTGTTCCACGTCTGCGTGCTCACGTACTTGAGCGACATGACGCTGCTCGGGTCGGCCCGGGTGCCGCACCCGGACACGAACACCCAGGGGGCGTCGCTCGATCACGCGCTGTGGTTCCTGCAGCCGTTCCGCGCCGACGACTGGTTGCTCTACGACCAGACCTCGCCGGCCGCCGGCTTCGGCCGGGCCTTCACCCAGGGCCGGATCTTCGACCGGCAGGGACGCCTGGTAGCTGCGGTGACGCAGGAGGGCCTGATGCGGTACGAGCGTGAGCCGGACGCCAGGCCGGTGGTCGACGTCGGTAAGGCCTGA
- a CDS encoding nitroreductase/quinone reductase family protein: MAELPRWLPAANRVVRVLNRANLRLGTIHVLTVPGRVSGKPRTTPVSPLRVDGKRYVIAGLAEAQWARNVRAAGSGTLAYGRRTERVRLAEVTDPGVRRAVMRAFPTEVPHGVAFFVQLGLVRRADPDEFEAAADQVAVFEVDVERPGSHEGSRAG; the protein is encoded by the coding sequence ATGGCTGAGCTCCCTCGCTGGCTCCCCGCCGCTAACCGAGTGGTCCGCGTACTGAACCGGGCGAACCTCCGGCTCGGCACGATCCACGTGCTGACCGTCCCCGGCCGGGTCTCCGGCAAGCCCCGGACGACGCCGGTCTCCCCGCTCCGCGTCGATGGCAAGCGCTACGTCATCGCCGGTCTCGCCGAGGCGCAGTGGGCGCGCAACGTCCGCGCGGCCGGCTCCGGAACGCTGGCGTACGGACGCCGCACCGAGCGGGTGCGGCTCGCCGAGGTCACCGATCCAGGCGTCCGCCGGGCGGTGATGCGCGCGTTCCCGACCGAGGTGCCGCACGGCGTCGCGTTCTTCGTCCAACTCGGCCTCGTGCGCCGCGCCGACCCGGACGAGTTCGAAGCCGCCGCCGACCAGGTCGCGGTGTTCGAGGTAGACGTAGAGCGGCCCGGGAGCCACGAGGGCTCCCGGGCCGGATGA
- a CDS encoding MarR family winged helix-turn-helix transcriptional regulator, which yields MSKQSPERELLVERAARAAADFGAAAGAVDEQARAVLGINPTDASILAVLYEREQLTAGEAAAAIRLSPAATSTAIQRLVAAGHLTRTPDPADRRRAVLVLTEATRTLLAAIYEPIGDEGTALLADYTDDELRVVTRFLERGRALQLAHADRVRALR from the coding sequence GTGTCGAAGCAATCACCAGAGCGGGAACTGCTCGTCGAGCGCGCAGCGCGGGCCGCGGCAGATTTCGGTGCCGCTGCCGGTGCGGTCGACGAGCAGGCCAGAGCGGTGCTCGGCATCAACCCGACCGACGCGTCGATCCTCGCGGTGCTCTACGAGCGGGAGCAGTTGACCGCGGGCGAGGCCGCCGCGGCGATCCGGCTGAGCCCGGCGGCGACGAGCACTGCGATCCAGCGGCTGGTCGCGGCCGGGCACCTCACCCGGACGCCGGACCCGGCCGACCGGCGCCGGGCGGTGCTCGTGCTCACCGAGGCCACCCGGACGTTGCTCGCGGCGATCTACGAGCCGATCGGCGACGAGGGGACGGCACTGCTCGCCGACTACACCGACGACGAGTTGCGGGTCGTCACGCGGTTCCTGGAGCGGGGCCGCGCGCTCCAACTCGCCCACGCCGACCGGGTCCGCGCGCTCCGGTAG
- a CDS encoding Lrp/AsnC family transcriptional regulator, which produces MSETRIIDRTDAAILLALDADPLATTTALSEELRFARNTVQSRQRRLEADGSLAPPSSRLHRGAMGYSLLAFVSIEISQGDLDPTVEALSAIPEVLELHAVTGDADLIAQVVATDPEDLHRVTRLIVGAYGVMRTSTSLAARELIPRRMRPLLERTLS; this is translated from the coding sequence TTGAGCGAAACGCGCATCATCGACCGCACCGACGCCGCCATCCTGCTGGCGCTGGACGCCGACCCGCTCGCCACCACCACCGCGCTCTCCGAGGAACTGCGGTTCGCCCGGAACACCGTGCAGAGCAGGCAGCGGCGGCTGGAGGCCGACGGTTCGCTGGCGCCGCCGTCCAGCCGGCTGCACCGGGGCGCGATGGGGTATTCGCTGCTCGCATTCGTCTCGATCGAGATCAGCCAGGGTGATCTCGACCCGACCGTGGAGGCGCTGTCGGCGATCCCCGAGGTGTTGGAACTGCACGCGGTCACCGGCGACGCCGACCTGATCGCGCAGGTCGTGGCCACCGACCCGGAAGACTTGCACCGGGTGACGCGGCTGATCGTCGGCGCCTACGGCGTGATGCGGACGAGCACGAGCCTGGCCGCTCGCGAGCTGATCCCCCGCCGCATGCGCCCGCTGCTGGAACGCACGCTCTCGTAG
- a CDS encoding alpha-keto acid decarboxylase family protein: MGVTREVTVAAYLAERLRQHGVAHLFGVPGDFNLGLIDGLLAGGQQRWIGSPNELNAGYAADAYARRRGLAAVVTTYGVGELSCLNAIAGSYAEQVPVVQITGAPATDAGGQLLHHTLADGDLGHFARAYREVTAATEVLAHGSAASQIDHALATALATSRPVYLSIPVDVADSLVDGHRLATTVWSEPIDAASMAAFANAARELLRAKDGQVTVVAGHEVERRKAARELRALVEAGPLPFVTLVSSKGCLDEDHPCFAGVYCGDLGVKSARQAVDQAAVLITVGTLMTDVVAGMFTAREDRTHTIDVRGTTAYVAGERFEGVPMRAALAALTGLAGDYATLPAAGLPASAILGRRAEDEHGPVTDALTQISLWESLEEWLPPSSTVLAEIGTSFWGAVSVTFPADTALVAQPVWSSIGYTLPATLGAGLAEPQRRPVLVIGDGAAQMTVQELGTMAANGLAPVVLVVNNAGYTIERVLRSPEASYHDVTAWNWSGLVRSLAPQAHTFRVTSRRELRAALTAASAAPDRMVFIEAVLPANDTPPMLQRLAAATQA, from the coding sequence GTGGGTGTTACTCGTGAGGTCACGGTCGCGGCGTATCTCGCCGAGCGCTTACGCCAGCACGGCGTCGCGCATCTGTTCGGCGTCCCCGGTGATTTCAACCTCGGGCTGATCGACGGTCTGCTCGCCGGTGGCCAGCAGCGCTGGATCGGGTCGCCGAACGAGCTCAACGCCGGGTACGCGGCCGACGCCTACGCGCGCCGCCGGGGGCTCGCGGCGGTCGTCACGACCTACGGTGTCGGCGAGCTGAGCTGCCTCAACGCGATCGCCGGTAGCTACGCCGAGCAGGTGCCGGTCGTCCAGATCACCGGAGCACCCGCGACCGACGCGGGCGGGCAACTCCTGCACCACACGCTCGCCGATGGCGACCTCGGGCATTTCGCCCGCGCCTATCGCGAGGTCACCGCCGCGACCGAGGTCCTGGCGCACGGCAGTGCCGCGTCCCAGATCGACCACGCGCTGGCCACCGCGCTGGCGACGTCCCGGCCGGTCTACCTGAGCATTCCCGTCGACGTGGCGGACTCGCTCGTCGACGGGCACCGGCTCGCCACCACCGTCTGGTCGGAGCCGATCGACGCGGCCTCGATGGCGGCGTTCGCGAACGCGGCGCGTGAGCTGCTGCGGGCCAAGGACGGGCAGGTCACGGTCGTCGCCGGGCACGAGGTCGAGCGGCGCAAGGCGGCCCGGGAACTGCGCGCGCTGGTCGAGGCCGGTCCGCTGCCGTTCGTCACGCTGGTGTCGAGCAAGGGCTGCCTCGACGAGGACCACCCGTGTTTCGCCGGCGTCTACTGCGGCGACCTGGGCGTCAAGTCGGCCCGGCAGGCCGTCGACCAGGCCGCGGTCCTGATCACGGTCGGCACGCTGATGACCGACGTCGTCGCCGGCATGTTCACCGCGCGCGAGGACCGCACCCACACGATCGACGTCCGCGGGACCACCGCGTACGTGGCGGGAGAGCGCTTCGAGGGTGTACCGATGCGCGCCGCGCTGGCCGCGCTCACCGGTCTGGCGGGCGACTACGCGACGCTGCCCGCGGCCGGGCTGCCGGCGTCGGCGATCCTCGGACGCCGCGCCGAGGACGAGCACGGGCCGGTGACCGACGCGCTGACCCAGATCTCGCTCTGGGAGAGCCTGGAGGAGTGGCTGCCGCCGTCCTCGACGGTGCTGGCCGAGATCGGGACGTCGTTCTGGGGCGCGGTGAGCGTGACGTTCCCGGCCGACACCGCGCTCGTCGCCCAGCCGGTCTGGAGTTCGATCGGTTACACGTTGCCCGCGACGCTCGGCGCCGGGCTCGCCGAGCCGCAGCGGCGCCCGGTGCTGGTCATCGGTGACGGCGCGGCGCAGATGACCGTCCAGGAGCTGGGGACGATGGCCGCGAACGGCCTCGCGCCGGTCGTTCTTGTCGTGAACAACGCCGGGTACACGATCGAGCGGGTCCTGCGGAGCCCCGAGGCGTCGTATCACGACGTCACGGCCTGGAACTGGAGCGGCCTGGTGCGGTCGCTCGCGCCGCAGGCCCACACGTTCCGGGTGACCAGCAGGCGCGAGCTGCGGGCGGCGCTGACGGCGGCGTCCGCCGCGCCGGACCGGATGGTGTTCATCGAGGCGGTCCTGCCGGCGAACGACACCCCTCCGATGCTGCAGCGCCTCGCGGCGGCCACCCAGGCCTGA
- a CDS encoding alpha/beta fold hydrolase produces the protein MTELAYTRCGSGTPLVLLHGLGSSRGAWDPVVPDLAERFDVIAVDLPGFGESAPLRAEPTPAALAAAVAHLLDALRIDTPHVAGNSLGGWVALELARLRPVASLALLSPAGLWRDRTPLYTVVSLRMMRWLIGHATGLLCRLVTYRVGRVLVLRQVHGRPARVDPAYARAGIRAFADAPGYEATLAATRTRHYRAAAPMDAPVTVAFGSRDRILLPSQAQNLGQLPPGTRVASLPGCGHVPMPDDPEGVVALVMRATARVSAA, from the coding sequence ATGACCGAACTCGCCTACACCCGCTGCGGCAGCGGGACTCCGCTGGTGCTGCTCCACGGCCTCGGATCGTCCCGCGGGGCCTGGGATCCCGTCGTCCCCGACCTCGCGGAGCGGTTCGACGTCATCGCGGTGGACCTGCCCGGCTTCGGGGAGTCCGCGCCGCTGCGGGCCGAGCCGACGCCGGCGGCGCTCGCGGCGGCGGTGGCGCACCTCCTCGACGCGTTGCGGATCGACACACCGCACGTGGCCGGCAACTCGCTCGGCGGATGGGTCGCGCTCGAGCTCGCCCGGTTACGTCCGGTCGCGTCGCTGGCGCTGCTGTCACCGGCCGGGCTGTGGCGGGACCGGACGCCGCTCTACACGGTGGTCAGCCTGCGAATGATGCGGTGGCTGATCGGGCACGCCACCGGCCTGCTGTGCCGGCTCGTGACGTACCGGGTGGGGCGGGTGCTGGTCCTCCGCCAGGTCCACGGCCGGCCGGCGCGGGTCGATCCGGCGTACGCCAGGGCGGGCATCCGCGCGTTCGCCGACGCCCCCGGGTACGAGGCCACGCTCGCGGCGACGCGGACCCGCCACTACCGGGCCGCGGCCCCGATGGACGCGCCGGTGACCGTGGCGTTCGGCTCGCGGGACCGCATCCTGCTGCCGAGCCAGGCGCAGAACCTGGGGCAGCTGCCGCCGGGGACTCGGGTCGCGTCGTTGCCGGGCTGTGGCCACGTCCCGATGCCCGACGATCCGGAGGGCGTCGTCGCCCTCGTCATGCGGGCCACGGCCCGGGTATCGGCCGCCTGA
- the sigJ gene encoding RNA polymerase sigma factor SigJ — translation MDDATEFERHRAHLTGVAYRMLGTLADAEDAVQEAYLRFARSDTAALRDVRGWLTTAVARICLDELGSARARRESYVGPWLPEPVVGSPHPALGPEERVTLDESVSMAMLVLLESLSPAERTSFVLRDVLGLPYGEVARTVGRSEAACRQLVARARAHVRRHAPRFTPDHDQHTGAVKAFLAACVHGQVEELVRVLDPDVVLRSDGGGLVSGVARRPVVGADRVARLLLAVAGRGRVEPAVRPVNGAAGVVFGADGEVVGVMGFTVAGHVITEIDFVLNPEKLGRVGPTGETQ, via the coding sequence ATGGACGACGCGACGGAGTTCGAACGGCACCGCGCACACCTCACCGGTGTCGCCTACCGGATGCTGGGCACGCTGGCCGACGCCGAGGACGCCGTCCAGGAGGCGTACCTGCGTTTCGCCCGGAGCGACACCGCGGCGCTGCGGGACGTCCGGGGGTGGCTGACCACCGCGGTCGCCCGGATCTGCCTCGACGAGTTGGGCTCGGCCAGAGCGCGGCGGGAGAGTTACGTCGGCCCGTGGTTGCCCGAGCCGGTCGTCGGCTCTCCGCACCCGGCGCTCGGCCCGGAGGAGCGGGTCACGCTGGACGAGTCGGTGAGCATGGCGATGCTCGTGCTGCTCGAATCGCTCAGCCCGGCCGAGCGGACCTCGTTCGTCCTGCGTGACGTGCTGGGTCTGCCGTACGGGGAGGTGGCGCGCACGGTCGGCCGCTCGGAGGCCGCCTGCCGCCAGCTCGTCGCCAGGGCGCGCGCCCACGTGCGCCGGCACGCTCCGCGCTTCACGCCCGACCACGACCAGCACACCGGGGCGGTCAAGGCGTTCCTCGCCGCGTGCGTCCACGGGCAGGTCGAGGAGCTGGTGCGGGTGCTCGACCCGGACGTCGTCCTGCGCTCGGACGGCGGCGGTCTGGTGTCCGGTGTCGCACGCCGCCCGGTCGTCGGCGCGGACCGTGTCGCGCGGCTGCTGCTCGCGGTCGCCGGGCGTGGCCGGGTCGAACCAGCCGTCCGGCCGGTGAACGGCGCGGCGGGCGTGGTGTTCGGTGCCGACGGCGAGGTCGTGGGCGTCATGGGGTTCACGGTCGCCGGCCACGTGATCACCGAGATCGATTTTGTACTCAACCCGGAGAAGCTCGGCCGGGTCGGACCCACAGGAGAAACTCAATGA
- a CDS encoding MFS transporter — protein sequence MYPLLFVDAGMSGGQISVLFGLWSLVGFVLEVPSGALADRIPRRHLLIAAQVVRAAGFASWLVWPTFAGFALGFALWGASGAASSGTWQAMLYEELDARGAADRYARIVGRAEALAAVGALAGTALATPLIALGGGYAAAGWTSVAVCLVAAVVASRLPRSVPTDAETEPNYFSTLRAGVTEAVRNRAVGRIVLVVVVLSGVTAIEEYFPLLAGDHHLSPAVLPLLLLAPAAGYAIGAEVGGRFGALSPRWLAVVATVGAVAFAAGALLRHPVGFLGIAVGFGLLACAIVVAGARLQETLTGPRATVTSVSAVGEEAVAIGVFAVFGVASGLVPLFVLTAVAVLPVLALPIARWLPPAAREK from the coding sequence GTGTATCCGCTGCTGTTCGTGGACGCCGGGATGTCCGGCGGGCAGATCAGCGTGCTGTTCGGCCTGTGGTCGCTCGTTGGCTTCGTGCTCGAGGTGCCGTCCGGCGCGCTCGCCGACCGGATTCCCCGTCGGCACCTGCTGATCGCTGCCCAGGTGGTCCGGGCCGCGGGGTTCGCCTCCTGGCTGGTGTGGCCGACGTTCGCCGGTTTTGCGCTCGGGTTCGCGCTGTGGGGCGCGAGCGGCGCGGCGTCGTCCGGTACCTGGCAGGCGATGCTCTACGAGGAACTGGACGCCCGCGGCGCCGCCGACCGGTACGCGCGAATCGTCGGCCGAGCCGAGGCGCTCGCCGCGGTCGGGGCCCTCGCGGGGACCGCGCTCGCCACACCGCTGATCGCGCTCGGCGGTGGCTACGCGGCGGCGGGCTGGACCTCCGTTGCCGTCTGCCTGGTCGCGGCCGTGGTCGCGTCTCGCCTGCCACGGTCGGTTCCGACCGACGCCGAGACCGAGCCGAACTACTTCTCGACGCTACGGGCCGGCGTCACCGAAGCGGTCCGGAACCGGGCCGTCGGGCGGATCGTGCTGGTGGTCGTCGTCCTGTCCGGCGTCACCGCGATCGAGGAGTACTTCCCGCTGCTCGCCGGCGACCACCACCTCTCGCCGGCCGTGCTGCCGCTGCTCCTGCTGGCACCGGCGGCCGGTTATGCGATCGGTGCCGAGGTCGGTGGCCGGTTCGGTGCGCTGTCGCCACGGTGGCTCGCCGTGGTGGCCACCGTCGGTGCGGTGGCGTTCGCGGCCGGCGCGCTGCTCCGCCACCCGGTCGGGTTCCTCGGGATCGCGGTCGGCTTCGGGCTGCTGGCCTGCGCGATCGTCGTCGCCGGAGCCCGGCTGCAGGAGACGCTCACCGGGCCGCGCGCAACTGTGACGTCGGTGTCCGCGGTCGGGGAGGAGGCCGTCGCGATCGGAGTGTTCGCGGTGTTCGGGGTGGCGTCCGGGCTCGTGCCGCTCTTCGTCCTCACCGCCGTAGCGGTGCTGCCCGTCCTCGCGCTCCCGATCGCCCGCTGGCTACCGCCGGCTGCCCGGGAAAAATGA
- a CDS encoding glutamine amidotransferase, whose translation MKPFLLLATRAEDAAADEEYAAFLRFSGLDERSLVRHRLERTPLGRVDLDDWSGILLGGGPFNVSDPDETKTPVQKRVEAELSALIARIVDADFPFLGACYGIGTLGGHQGAVVDRTYSEPVGAVEITIVEPDPLFRDVPTTFEAFVGHKEAISVLPPHAVLLASSPGCPVQAFRIGRHVYATQFHPELDADGLCTRVDVYKYAGYFKPEEADEIKALAYRSDVRHPPAVLRAFVEQHARARVSP comes from the coding sequence GTGAAGCCGTTCCTGCTGCTGGCCACCCGCGCCGAGGACGCCGCTGCCGACGAGGAGTACGCGGCGTTCTTGCGTTTCTCCGGCCTCGACGAGCGATCTCTGGTTCGCCACCGCCTCGAACGCACCCCCCTCGGCCGGGTCGACCTCGACGACTGGTCGGGCATCCTGCTCGGCGGGGGCCCGTTCAACGTCTCCGATCCGGACGAGACGAAGACCCCGGTGCAGAAGCGGGTCGAAGCCGAGCTCAGCGCGCTGATCGCGCGCATCGTCGATGCGGACTTCCCGTTCCTGGGCGCCTGTTACGGCATCGGGACGCTCGGCGGCCACCAGGGCGCGGTGGTGGACCGCACGTACAGCGAGCCGGTGGGCGCCGTCGAGATCACGATCGTCGAACCGGACCCGCTGTTCCGGGACGTGCCGACGACGTTCGAGGCGTTCGTCGGCCACAAGGAGGCGATCAGCGTGCTGCCGCCGCACGCGGTCCTGCTGGCGAGTTCGCCGGGCTGCCCGGTGCAGGCGTTCCGGATCGGGCGGCACGTCTACGCCACCCAGTTCCACCCCGAGCTGGACGCCGACGGCCTGTGCACCCGCGTCGACGTCTACAAGTACGCGGGCTACTTCAAGCCCGAGGAGGCCGACGAGATCAAAGCGCTCGCCTACCGCAGCGACGTCCGGCACCCGCCTGCCGTGCTGCGCGCGTTCGTCGAGCAGCACGCCCGCGCGCGGGTCAGCCCATGA
- a CDS encoding VOC family protein: MTTAPLAGLTTGHVGLNVTDLARSRDFYVEVLGLDVVGTSVSPGREYAFLGVDGTLVLTLWQQSDGRFDPGLPGLHHLSFQVTDAEAVAAAEARVRARGAEFVHDGVVAHGEGARSGGIFFLDPDGTRLEIFAPTGAENAPAPTAAAPTCGFF, translated from the coding sequence ATGACGACGGCACCGTTGGCCGGCCTCACCACCGGCCACGTCGGACTCAACGTCACCGACCTCGCCCGGTCCCGCGACTTCTACGTCGAGGTGCTGGGGCTGGACGTGGTCGGCACGTCGGTCAGCCCCGGCCGCGAGTACGCGTTCCTCGGCGTGGACGGCACGCTCGTGCTCACGCTCTGGCAGCAGAGCGACGGCCGGTTCGACCCGGGTCTGCCGGGCCTGCACCACCTGTCGTTCCAGGTCACGGACGCGGAGGCGGTCGCGGCGGCGGAGGCTCGCGTCCGAGCACGCGGCGCCGAGTTCGTCCACGACGGCGTCGTCGCACACGGCGAGGGTGCCCGCAGCGGCGGGATCTTCTTCCTCGACCCGGACGGCACCCGGCTGGAGATCTTCGCGCCCACCGGTGCCGAGAACGCCCCGGCGCCCACCGCGGCCGCGCCGACCTGCGGCTTCTTCTGA
- a CDS encoding pyridoxamine 5'-phosphate oxidase family protein: MSAWHEGELAAQRLAGEPERTARALRAELPPVAAAFLADQPFLVLGGTDDAGAVWATMLTGGPGFLRAVDERTVDVLATPAPDDPLAAVLHRPTTVGGIAIEPSSRRRVRLNGTTAPLGNGLRLSLDQVVSNCPKYIQARDYQRADDQPPGAARRGRSLDDAQIAAIRRADTFFLATRHPDGDTDASHRGGAPGFVEVLDENHLRWPDYLGNGMYLTFGNLQLDRRAGLLVPDWSTGTLLHLSGTADVDWDAGATRSVDFRVEAVVERPAASPLRWGAPEYSRFNPAVRN, translated from the coding sequence ATGTCGGCGTGGCACGAGGGTGAGCTGGCCGCCCAGCGGCTGGCCGGAGAGCCCGAGCGCACCGCCCGGGCCCTGCGGGCGGAGCTGCCGCCGGTCGCTGCGGCGTTCCTCGCCGACCAGCCGTTCCTCGTCCTCGGCGGCACGGACGACGCCGGAGCGGTGTGGGCGACGATGCTCACCGGCGGCCCGGGGTTCCTCCGCGCCGTCGACGAGCGGACGGTCGACGTCCTCGCCACGCCCGCGCCGGACGACCCGCTCGCCGCCGTGCTGCACCGCCCGACCACCGTCGGCGGCATCGCGATCGAGCCCTCCTCGCGCCGTCGCGTCCGGCTCAACGGCACCACCGCACCACTCGGCAACGGGCTGCGGCTCTCGCTGGACCAGGTCGTCTCGAACTGTCCGAAGTACATCCAAGCTCGCGACTACCAGCGCGCGGATGACCAGCCGCCCGGCGCGGCCCGCCGTGGGCGGTCGCTGGACGACGCCCAGATCGCGGCGATCCGCCGGGCGGACACGTTCTTTCTCGCGACCCGCCACCCCGACGGTGACACTGACGCCAGCCACCGGGGCGGCGCTCCGGGCTTCGTCGAGGTGCTCGACGAGAACCACCTGCGGTGGCCGGACTACCTCGGCAACGGCATGTACCTCACGTTCGGCAACCTGCAGCTCGACCGGCGCGCCGGACTGCTGGTTCCGGACTGGTCGACCGGCACGCTGCTGCACCTGTCCGGCACCGCGGACGTCGACTGGGACGCGGGCGCCACCCGTTCGGTGGACTTCAGGGTCGAAGCGGTCGTCGAGCGGCCGGCCGCGAGCCCGCTGCGCTGGGGCGCGCCGGAGTACAGCCGGTTCAATCCGGCGGTGCGAAACTGA
- a CDS encoding CGNR zinc finger domain-containing protein: MQRPLLGEPLPIDLLNTRWIAGGERYDLLDDRVEVAAWLAAWGLPSDPGPAVIDGLKRARDAIAAHVAAPGDEAASRAVSELLAAGHLRLRLGAEGPIREAVVPDPAWLPAWTALRVYLDLLDQRGGRIRKCANSECVLHFVDATARNARRWCSMDACGNRAKARRHYTRKTAG; this comes from the coding sequence GTGCAACGTCCGCTGCTCGGTGAACCCCTGCCGATAGACCTGCTCAACACCCGCTGGATCGCCGGCGGTGAGCGGTACGACCTGCTCGACGACCGGGTCGAGGTAGCGGCGTGGCTGGCGGCATGGGGGCTGCCGAGCGATCCCGGCCCGGCGGTGATCGACGGCCTGAAGCGAGCCCGCGACGCGATCGCCGCGCACGTCGCCGCACCCGGCGACGAGGCCGCGTCGCGGGCGGTCTCCGAGCTGCTGGCGGCCGGGCACCTCCGGCTGCGGCTCGGCGCCGAGGGACCGATCCGGGAGGCGGTCGTGCCGGATCCGGCGTGGTTGCCGGCGTGGACGGCCCTGCGCGTCTACCTCGATCTGCTCGACCAGCGGGGCGGGCGGATCCGCAAGTGCGCGAACTCGGAGTGCGTGCTGCACTTCGTCGACGCGACCGCCCGCAACGCGCGCCGCTGGTGCTCGATGGACGCCTGCGGCAACCGCGCGAAGGCCCGCCGCCACTACACCCGGAAGACCGCGGGCTAG
- a CDS encoding TetR/AcrR family transcriptional regulator, translating to MSEVVKTNRRTEQARATRRRILTEARELFVRQGYAATTLTEIAAAAGVAVQTLYFHFGNKATVLKEILDVLAVGDDAPVALLDREPSRNALDAPDGPTMLALWVRSGREILGRITPVMTIVREAMGTDPDLAAQWRTNAEQRVIAHRMLTDALAAQDALRPGLTVERATDLVYSLLSPELYALLTVERGWTPDEWEEWATETLRSAILRTR from the coding sequence ATGAGCGAGGTTGTCAAGACCAATCGGCGGACGGAGCAAGCCCGGGCCACGCGGCGGCGCATCTTGACCGAGGCCAGGGAGCTCTTCGTCCGGCAGGGATATGCGGCGACGACGCTCACCGAGATCGCGGCAGCAGCCGGGGTCGCGGTTCAGACCCTGTACTTCCACTTCGGGAACAAGGCGACGGTCCTCAAGGAGATCCTCGACGTGCTGGCCGTCGGTGACGACGCGCCGGTCGCGCTGCTCGACCGCGAGCCGTCCCGCAATGCCCTCGACGCGCCGGACGGCCCGACCATGCTGGCGCTCTGGGTGCGCTCCGGCCGGGAGATCCTCGGCCGGATCACGCCGGTCATGACGATCGTCCGGGAGGCGATGGGGACCGATCCGGACCTCGCAGCGCAGTGGCGGACCAACGCGGAGCAGCGCGTGATCGCCCACCGGATGCTGACCGACGCGCTGGCCGCACAAGACGCGCTACGGCCGGGGCTCACCGTCGAGCGAGCCACCGACCTCGTCTATTCGCTGCTCAGCCCGGAGCTGTACGCGCTGCTGACGGTCGAACGCGGCTGGACGCCGGACGAATGGGAGGAGTGGGCCACCGAGACTCTCCGCTCGGCGATCCTGCGCACCCGCTAG
- a CDS encoding quercetin 2,3-dioxygenase: MSFGYVKTPADGPQWWFLDTRMVVKAAAEQTGGAFALIEWSAPAGFGPPLHQHNTEDEAFYLFEGAIDVQCGDDRWTVGPGDFVFLPRGVPHGFVVADGPVRGLQITSPAGFERFVAELGREPEGPGLPEPSAPDVPRLAEASGRYGHEILGPPLTAWSTTLTA; encoded by the coding sequence ATGAGCTTCGGCTACGTCAAAACACCGGCCGACGGTCCGCAGTGGTGGTTCCTCGACACCCGGATGGTCGTGAAGGCCGCCGCCGAGCAGACCGGCGGCGCGTTCGCGTTGATCGAGTGGTCGGCGCCCGCGGGATTCGGTCCGCCGCTGCACCAGCACAACACCGAGGACGAGGCGTTCTACCTGTTCGAAGGCGCGATCGACGTGCAGTGCGGGGACGACCGCTGGACGGTGGGCCCCGGCGACTTCGTGTTCCTGCCGCGGGGGGTGCCGCACGGGTTCGTGGTGGCCGACGGGCCGGTGCGCGGTCTGCAGATCACCAGCCCGGCGGGGTTCGAGCGGTTCGTGGCCGAACTCGGCCGTGAGCCCGAGGGCCCCGGTCTGCCCGAGCCCTCGGCGCCCGACGTGCCGCGGCTGGCCGAGGCGAGCGGCCGGTACGGGCACGAGATCCTCGGCCCGCCGCTGACCGCCTGGAGTACGACGCTGACCGCTTAG